The genomic interval tgactaccactctcggagtctcgatggtgatgactgactaaCGTGATCGAATCATATTCTATACAAATGATTTCTTTATCTCTTGgattgggcaaagtccggcattcctaTCTTATGTGACTATCCTTTTACAGGTTCAGTTGGATGGTAACTGACTGACTGATGTGATCGAAtcgcgatctatataaatgatttctttatttcttgggttgggcaaagtccggcactcctctcttatctgactatccctttgcaggaattttaatggacttgttactcacgtatatgaatgtgagaaagtgaattcgaTTAGTGTGGGAACTACAtcgataagcgaggtacataacagtgtGTATATCAATTCGATAgaccacaatcgaatattttaattagaatGCACCGCAGAGAGCGTCGAACGGAATAGAGATGGTCGTAAAAAGCAGAATTTTTCAGTCGTCGTAAACAATTTAACCGACCGAAGCAAAACAAGTAAAATTTTTCAGattgcatgtgtgtgtgtgtgtgtgtgggtgtctTGGAGCGACAGGGTTGCATAAATCTTCGTTTTTGCCGAGATTGCGTAGGATTTGTTAGAGCGGcgaatgtataggtacatatgtacatatgtacatacgtacatataaatatatacatacgtttgtaGGTGTATGTGGATTTGAGCTGGTGAGACACACAATGGGTGCACTTTCAGCTGAAAGTACGCGCTCAGCTTTCAGCTCAGCTTAAATTCCCCCCATAGTATATGTAGATAGTTCAGCAGCGAGCCGGCTCAACGCGGAAGTTATTGTATGAAACTCATTATGAAACCCATTTTATTGTCGTGGCTCGATTCGACGCggaaaattaaatagaaaacaCCGGTAGGGAAATTCGATCGatcgctctctctctctctcttggtAAAGGTGAGCGCTTTCCGCTTCTCGTTTTCCTtacgattacactgttcgacaaatgacgactttttttttggttcagagacgagctatgacttttcttatatatctatgcccagtgaacacgaatctggtaataaaaaatgttgattggctcgagattctgaGATATATGCGTATTTTAAATCGCGAGATTTTTCTATATCcgggtgttgttcggtcgatgtctcaaaatctgccaattttctgttcaaaataatattggaatctatagtcgggtattttatctttcaaagtaaaaatagatgaagttttgtgatcatgcgaaaattcgaactcgagattttgactgattcaaaataaggatcgatcactgatcacgttttcatgatttagaaaaaatgtgcgtgtgtgtgtgtccgtgtattttggggattttttgaacaccgttagttctattgaactgaaactttgtttcggttactgaaattcttatcgatacgatgtaaatttttaaattgaccggaaatggtacctccccttatatgtaggtgtcctctttttttaagttttttaaatcaattatctcccaagccgctaatcAAATCGGATTGTAAATTTTTTACCaagtttgtataaaatttggtatgcAGCTTACACTAGTTCGATTAAACGTGCGCTTCACGATTTCGAGTATTATTGTGTAAATgtgatgaaaacaaaaaatcagtaaatttaataaaccgaagtgggattttttcctcttagaaaagtcaaaaatgttgttacaacgattctttccacacccctgagcatatcaagctgaaaattaatatttcttttattcgTGTACTAAATTAgctttgataaggttttggtcacaattcgtaaaccagaagtggtaattttttttaaaacaatatttcatcatcttatttcgaccttttaaattattttaatctttttgatatttattgtgtacatataatatttatagtgattttaagtaataaaaaaatttgaataaaatgtgACAACCGGAATTAGATATTTTGCTTTGTAcaaatttccctacatttgtaTTCAATTTGTGCTCTTATAGCTGGTGTGTGTGAACGTGTTTGTACggttcaatgtcgaattttgttttgtgacttctTATATACCTCAAATACcttatatatcaaaataaaatagataaagtcatcGGTTGTTCACAGTTgcttaaatattaaaatgcacatgcatatttacattaaatacataaaatataaatttgatatatttacatacttatgtatatataagacatacaaacagaatacaataaaaaatatcaattattgaACCacgtgatattaaaaaaaatatatttttaaaagttttggaccattgttgcATTATAGGAAGAACCTAATAGATATATAACGACAGCTTAGTctaattattttagatttgaaaatagtagcaattttatgtttattactgtacataatatatcagggcacacctatgtatgtacatacacatatatatatatatatatatatatatatatatatatatatatatatatatatatatatatatatatatatatatatatatatatatatatatatatatatatatatatatatatatatatatatatatatatatatatatatatatatatatatatatatatatatatatatatatatatatatatatatatatatataatgtatgtacatactatcgtAAAGGTGACGAATCGAGGAAATTgtgctattatatgtacatattttatgttagATAACAAAAACAAGATTATTGGATCTTGTATTCCTGATCTTAGTACTAATGTTTATTTCATCTAAAGCATTGTtggattttacatttttaaaaacacaattttaCATATCAGATACTCTTCTCTTAGACTATCCGCTTTGAAATAGATAAGTCTAttatgatattacatacatatatgcagtggcggactggccatacaagcgtacatgcccgatggcatgtgggccccactatccgttagaaaatatgggccctcagtaaaattaaatagctttttaactatttcacgtgtgtaaaaatttatagcatattgcactttgggacctagagtttgggtatttcaacaaaacaaatttcttacgatatacacaaacaactaatacctgctttaacagcccaaggatcggttacctttttttattaggctcgaaatgtaagtttcaacatttgcttgggcccttttaccgggaccatttccaacctcaaggttatttaatatttccaacctatgtaacaactacctaatgaaataaaaatgggaataaacaaatttccgtgaataatataaactgaattgcttaaaacaattttgataggacgattcatcatcaaccagcgatttaaatttacttcatacatactttcaaaataacatttgattatacttcgacgatatagtaagatttaaatacacaattttaaacagtttccgaatataaaatctattcctaatctagacacatccatgtatatagaaataaggataggggcccctccccaaaatctcgattttcgattaacattaattgaaaatattatgcattttttgttttcagggacgtaatttggggggggcactcgcccccctaaattaagaaataggtgaatttagaaaatattatgaatttaatgattaatgagatactatggatctatgaatgctgcgtttatttcttatattatgttacttttgtgtaactaataaaataatcgctgctatgtgctttgaaaaaaaaagattttattattttgaagcaaatatattttggtttttaagtggtatgccttgggtaacattcttagaaactGTTCATCCCattgagcgaatcgttagaaaggtcgcctttactttattttgtctcaaaaacagatgtgtatcgtttatttttccgaaagtttgtatattttttttatatagtgatacattttgatggtcgacttttgttaaccattttgcgaccatgtgtagatttttggaaaaaaattttcgcctgcggcgcttttttggctttttacataagatatttttatatatatattttcaaaaataagcttatttttttcatattgtatattttccatttttattccgatataaaaaagattttttgaaaaaaaattcaatttgaccaatctttgcctgcccccccccccccctccaagaaaaagctgaaatgacgtccctgattgttttctaccgaaagtaaaagccgcttttatgccgcattcttttacgatgcattctatttacctaggacaaggattaaaacgaaatatacaatgtaaattatggatctattttgcttttgccatttttcttgtacctaaatttttttattcccatttttgaaaattttatttattttttgcccttgatttttagcgtgatggaaagaagaaaattttgttatatggggggggggacaaatttttttaaccctgggtggggccccctttgactcctggcatgcactgatttcagtcccagtccgccactgcatatatgtatgtatacggatCACAATCAAAAGAATTAGTAAGGTATGCTGAATGAAAATACTATACAGTAgtagatgtttaatttttcacgaatttggattataaatatcttatatgtacatacatatgtatgtatattaggtcGGAGCGAAAAATGCGTATTTCATCGATGAACCTAGTGGATAACTTTTGTCATATCTAGTGAACGTTAAATAACAAATTTCGTTgactttaaacaatgtcctgtgccaattgatttattttgacgCAAAATATCACGTTTTATGTCAAAACAGGCTATTTTggcctttttatattttataaaattcgtaaaatttttgggtttttttttggtattcaaATTAAAAGCTTATACCCAAGGAAGctcaacgtttttttttattttcaaaataattacgggaacatgaaaaaaatgacgaatttttgaaaataacgcttccccCATTCAAACGATGAATTAAGCATTAGTTTTTTCTGAGCGAAACGGTGACTTgaaaaacttatcataatcaactcaaataaacttcaatacataatgtataacattttttttatattaaaaaaatcaaaatttttcgcaaataagggatatatgaaaaaaaaactactttttcaaaaattttttgaGATAATTCGAATAGTTGGGGGCACAGGAAATtgcttaaaatcaatgaaatattttatttaatcttccCTTGACGCGACAAATGTTTTCCACTGGGTCCATCGAAGGAAGTCCAGAATTCGTGTTTTTCGTTCCTAACTAACTAATATACGTAAGATTCGCCGACGTTGAGGGGTTAAGTGATAGAAATCCCGATGCGAAGAGAACATCTTTTCTGGACAAAGCAAACTCTCCAGAGAGGGGAAAAGACTGGGCGAGATAAGAATAATGATGTTTGTAATGAGAGCCACCGTTGTAGAATCTTTGAATGGAGCATGCATGATagccatttaaaattttagtggTAATTTTGTACTTCAAAATTCCTCAAATACTATGCGCACAACTCTATCCAGTCggttttgtatatgtacatatgtaggtacatcaactagtaatataatatattaaataagataatcGTCGCCGAGATCCTTCTTTTCCACCAGTAACATATTGCGATAAGAATAGCTATCATCCATCGATTCCGTTATTGACCATTGATCCTTTATAGTGTCATACTCGAATGATTCAGAGCCACCTtgtgaaaaattgtaaatattgcattaattatattatcaagtgtatctttttttaaattttatatgtatattgtaagcggtgtgtatatgtacatacttatggcTAAAATTTTGAATCCGAAGCCGACTGCACTGACGGTATTGAAGGCGATCGGCAAATCAGCAATTCTCCTCCATCTCATGGTTTTTAAGTCTAATCTTTCTGCGACCGTCGTCTTGCTCATAGTATTGTGACCTCCAATTACGTATAAATACCCTCGAACGGCTGCAACCTGAATTTgacgatttttatttaatgtttccgTTGAAGAAGTTTGATCTAAACGTTTGATTGACGTACACCGGGATGAATCCTTTCAAATTCCATGGGCGTTCCGAGAGACCATTTATCGGATTGCGTGTCATAAATATATAGAGTTTTCATGTGATTTTCTTGCTTCTCTCCTCCATCGCTTCCACCGACTACGTATAATTTTCCTTCCCAGGTCCCCACTGAGAAACCTATCATGTACACCGGTATTTGCGCCATGTTGCTCCATGTTTTCGCTGTCGGATCGTATCTTAAATTTAATCGCTCATTACATATGTTCTGGaataattaataagaaaattatTAAGCAAAAATAAAACGCTCACCGTTCCatggtctttttatttttatcgaagTTTATACCCCCTAAGATGTATATATATCCATTGATCACAATCGATTTCGAAAGCACTCTCGTTTCTAGCATCGGAGGCAATTGCGAATGGATAGCTGTTTTCAAACTTACCGATGTCACCTgtgtaaagaaaaattaaattcatagtATCAATTGAAGAAAAcacattaattattttcaatctgttGCCGATCTAGATATAAAACTAAGAAATTAAATAAGTGGTAACATTTTTAAATCCATGCTCATTATCAACTCCTCCAAATATTATCAGCTCTCCGTCAAGTGCAACGGCAGAATATAATGTATGCCGTTGTCTAGTTTTATCGAGAATAGACCACGACTTGTTTATTGAATTGTAAACCTCAGTATTGGAATTTtcctgtaaaaataaatataatcataaacTCTTCACAAAACTATACAAGTCAAATAAACTATGCcatttctgtgtgtgtgtgttttttttactttctctAATGAAACGACTACAACTGTCGAATCCTTGTCCTTTAACCATCCTCTTTTCGAGGTTGTCTTGGTTTGCTTAAGTTTTCCGAACAAATCAAAACATTCTCTAAATGAAGATTGGAGTGATTTACACTTCCCAGAAATATCTGAGCGTATAGtctaaaaacgaaaaaaaaacggtTTACATTTTTAGTAAATCGAaagtttatatgtaataaaatcataatcgatACCTCATTTTGAATCTGATCgaagtgtatatattttattgtatttataaagtGATCCTTTCTTTGTTTCCAATCGTAATCTATCCAATTCATCAGCCCTTTCAAAACGGTTTCTTCATTTTTGACGTTCACATACTCGCTCTGTATTATTGCAGAGATCTGAGTTATGTTCAGTTGTTTCCATTCATCTGACTCAGAAAACTATAGAAAGTTTGtgacatttatgtataataaatagttgATGGTTAATTGTTTTGGTTAATTAAAGTCAACCTGCTCGAAATTATCTTCGATATACGTAATGATTAGATCTGCTAGCAGAGAATCTTctgattctgaatatgtacgCAAAAGCGAAAAATAATTCGTATTTTTCAATTGACTATGCAATAgtttgatacaagtattttcTAGTTGATATGCTTGTAATATTCTAGCCATGTCAATTATTTCTGTATGCTTATAAATGTTCCAACCTGAAATAAgagaaatttattattacatgtaaatatgatatgtgtgtatgtagatgTCGGCTTGgtagatgtatttattatatttatattactagttgtttttccAGAGTTGATGTAAGTTACAACAGCTTGTATTGTTTCAAGGCTAATGTTTTCCGTGCCATATATGAAGGCTTCTTTGGAAGAATTGTAGGTCTTATTTAAGACTTTGCTGTTTTCTGAAGCTTTTCTTTTATTTACTGCGTacctgaatttttatttttaagtaaaaatcaataaagttttttaaaatatttaaagatgccACTTAAGGGCCACGGCGAAATTTTGTAAGATATAAAGTTTGAAATATACTAAATGTGAATACGACctttgtttttttactttatctatgtacgtagtaacaatagattaagttttgtgatcacgcgaaaattttgactgattcgaactaagaatcgatcattgatcacgttttcaagatctagaaaaaatgtgtgtgtctgtgtattttttgaacaccgttagtcttattgaactgaaattcttatagatatgacgtaaatttttttcaaatttttaagttgaccggaagtgTTACATCCCCTTATATGTGTCCTCTTTggtttaagtttttgaattcaattatctcccaagccgctaaccgaatcagacctgaaatttttttacacgtaatagaaattatgaattttataccctaatatttttacctgaacaggaagtagtacttttactctagagaatcgaggttttttatgtttttctcagaaactttttggtttattgaactgaaatttcatatccacaagtttaagcttaataccaaagTTATGCGTAaattttggtaagcatccgtcaaccgcaagtggcagtttactctcgttcgatttttttcgaccccttaaacatgcgtgcttttcacgaaaaaaaatccaatataattcttgtatcactgcgatgaaaaaaaatcactaaatttaataaactagaagtgggattttttcctcttagaacggtcaaaaatgttgtgaccacgatacTTTCCACACCTCTGAacttatcaagctgaaaatttatatttgtgttgtttatgtactaacttagagccgataaggttttggtcagttATTTAAGTCggaagaagtatttttttttaaaacaacatttcattattttattttgacctttaaaattagttttattttcttgaaatttaatgagtataataattatagtgatta from Arctopsyche grandis isolate Sample6627 chromosome 9, ASM5162203v2, whole genome shotgun sequence carries:
- the LOC143917409 gene encoding kelch-like protein 35 isoform X2 → MCCLKRHLLLFLFVVNFYFTYSEKLECTTPAGKPGFCVFNDDCPSIVEILKKKKPSSEELELFRQSYCGNVAKRHVKVCCDKDTISTCPSINETSAAIKISCYYRSIQIQCASSPMVNATTVYPNCKKSYEPDQSIQYFFNPIHCVNGAWDGPIPQCCKKEWQCDVFLIINKKKYAVNKRKASENSKVLNKTYNSSKEAFIYGTENISLETIQAVVTYINSGKTTSWNIYKHTEIIDMARILQAYQLENTCIKLLHSQLKNTNYFSLLRTYSESEDSLLADLIITYIEDNFEQFSESDEWKQLNITQISAIIQSEYVNVKNEETVLKGLMNWIDYDWKQRKDHFINTIKYIHFDQIQNETIRSDISGKCKSLQSSFRECFDLFGKLKQTKTTSKRGWLKDKDSTVVVVSLEKENSNTEVYNSINKSWSILDKTRQRHTLYSAVALDGELIIFGGVDNEHGFKNVTSVSLKTAIHSQLPPMLETRVLSKSIVINGYIYILGGINFDKNKKTMERYDPTAKTWSNMAQIPVYMIGFSVGTWEGKLYVVGGSDGGEKQENHMKTLYIYDTQSDKWSLGTPMEFERIHPGVAAVRGYLYVIGGHNTMSKTTVAERLDLKTMRWRRIADLPIAFNTVSAVGFGFKILAISGSESFEYDTIKDQWSITESMDDSYSYRNMLLVEKKDLGDDYLI
- the LOC143917409 gene encoding kelch-like protein 35 isoform X1; amino-acid sequence: MCCLKRHLLLFLFVVNFYFTYSEKLECTTPAGKPGFCVFNDDCPSIVEILKKKKPSSEELELFRQSYCGNVAKRHVKVCCDKDTISTCPSINETSAAIKISCYYRSIQIQCASSPMVNATTVYPNCKKSYEPDQSIQYFFNPIHCVNGAWDGPIPQCVSSCKKEWQCDVFLIINKKKYAVNKRKASENSKVLNKTYNSSKEAFIYGTENISLETIQAVVTYINSGKTTSWNIYKHTEIIDMARILQAYQLENTCIKLLHSQLKNTNYFSLLRTYSESEDSLLADLIITYIEDNFEQFSESDEWKQLNITQISAIIQSEYVNVKNEETVLKGLMNWIDYDWKQRKDHFINTIKYIHFDQIQNETIRSDISGKCKSLQSSFRECFDLFGKLKQTKTTSKRGWLKDKDSTVVVVSLEKENSNTEVYNSINKSWSILDKTRQRHTLYSAVALDGELIIFGGVDNEHGFKNVTSVSLKTAIHSQLPPMLETRVLSKSIVINGYIYILGGINFDKNKKTMERYDPTAKTWSNMAQIPVYMIGFSVGTWEGKLYVVGGSDGGEKQENHMKTLYIYDTQSDKWSLGTPMEFERIHPGVAAVRGYLYVIGGHNTMSKTTVAERLDLKTMRWRRIADLPIAFNTVSAVGFGFKILAISGSESFEYDTIKDQWSITESMDDSYSYRNMLLVEKKDLGDDYLI